One Acidobacteriota bacterium DNA segment encodes these proteins:
- the lysS gene encoding lysine--tRNA ligase, with protein sequence MSQEDAIYRARREKLERIIQLGIEPYPNRFDRTHEISEVPEKFGNLSAEELERRGIEVRVAGRIISFRPHGKAGFAHLFDGKGRLQVYFKKDELSERDFKLFKLLDIGDFIGVSGPLFRTKTGELTVMVKEVSFLAKSLRPLPEKWHGLTDVELRYRQRYLDLIANPEVRRKFEIRAKIIQAFRDFLNKEGFLEVETPMMQPIPGGATARPFKTFHNALGIYLYLRIAPELYLKRLVVGGIERVYEINKNFRNEGISTQHNPEFTMLEFYMAYVDYQMVMDFTERMFSYVAERALGKKEITYNGETISLEPPWRRITLKDALTKWANIEPEDLSDENRLAKIASERNIDISDCKTKGKIIAKLFDELVQPLLIKPTFIIDYPRDISPLSKSKPDDPNTVERFELFIGGLEVANGYSELNDPEDQRRRFEEQVKERAKGDVEAHTMDKDYVRALEYGMPPTTGEGVGIDRVAMLFTDSRSIREVILFPQLKPKETD encoded by the coding sequence GTGTCACAGGAAGATGCCATTTATCGAGCACGAAGGGAGAAGCTTGAACGGATCATCCAGCTTGGGATAGAGCCTTATCCCAATCGTTTCGATCGAACCCATGAGATCAGCGAGGTTCCGGAGAAATTTGGAAACCTCTCTGCTGAGGAGCTTGAGAGAAGAGGGATAGAGGTTCGAGTAGCGGGCAGGATAATTTCCTTTAGACCCCATGGGAAGGCGGGTTTCGCTCACCTTTTCGATGGTAAGGGGAGACTGCAGGTATATTTCAAGAAGGATGAGCTTTCTGAACGAGATTTTAAGCTCTTCAAGTTACTCGATATCGGTGATTTCATTGGTGTTTCTGGTCCTCTATTCCGCACCAAGACCGGCGAGCTTACGGTGATGGTGAAGGAGGTTTCCTTCCTCGCCAAATCCCTCCGTCCCCTGCCCGAGAAATGGCATGGACTTACCGATGTGGAACTCCGCTACCGCCAGCGTTACCTTGATCTAATTGCTAATCCCGAGGTGAGGAGAAAGTTCGAGATCCGAGCGAAGATCATCCAGGCGTTCCGCGATTTCTTGAACAAGGAGGGCTTCCTCGAGGTGGAAACCCCGATGATGCAACCTATCCCGGGAGGAGCAACCGCTCGCCCCTTTAAGACATTTCACAATGCTTTAGGGATCTATCTTTATCTCCGGATAGCGCCAGAGCTCTATCTTAAGCGGTTGGTAGTAGGTGGGATAGAGCGGGTTTATGAGATCAACAAAAACTTTAGGAACGAGGGCATCTCCACCCAGCACAATCCGGAATTCACGATGCTTGAGTTCTATATGGCTTATGTCGATTACCAGATGGTGATGGATTTCACCGAAAGGATGTTTTCCTATGTGGCGGAAAGGGCGCTCGGCAAGAAGGAGATAACCTACAACGGGGAGACCATCTCCCTTGAGCCACCCTGGCGTAGGATAACCTTGAAGGACGCCTTGACCAAATGGGCTAATATAGAGCCGGAAGACCTCTCCGATGAGAATAGGTTGGCGAAGATAGCCTCTGAGAGGAACATAGACATCTCCGATTGTAAAACCAAGGGGAAGATCATCGCCAAGCTGTTTGATGAACTGGTCCAACCGCTTCTCATCAAGCCGACCTTCATCATCGATTACCCCCGGGATATCTCCCCCCTATCCAAAAGCAAGCCGGACGATCCGAATACGGTGGAGCGGTTTGAGCTCTTTATCGGGGGGCTCGAGGTGGCTAATGGGTATAGTGAGCTCAACGACCCGGAGGATCAGAGGCGGAGGTTCGAGGAGCAGGTCAAAGAACGGGCTAAGGGTGATGTTGAAGCCCACACGATGGATAAGGATTATGTCCGCGCCCTTGAATATGGAATGCCTCCGACCACTGGTGAGGGGGTGGGTATAGATCGGGTGGCTATGCTCTTTACCGATTCCCGTTCTATCCGTGAGGTCATCCTCTTCCCCCAGTTAAAGCCGAAGGAAACAGATTGA
- a CDS encoding lipoprotein-releasing ABC transporter permease subunit has translation MRYELFLALRYLRPKKKGAFVSVITIIAIIGVAVGVAALIIALSLMTGFHENIQEKILGANSHILIFNAYPNRAIRDYPELIKRVRRVPGVVAATPTAFSKGMIASSLGTEGAVIYGVSPSSITKVSTVFSKMKVGDVSELSTKKGRPGIILGKELAFRLGVTRGDIVRVISIAATSLSPLGLLPKPKSFEVVGVFDSGMWEADLQWAFVFLPIAQRFFGLQDKVNVIQVKVDDIFKVKAIAEGVRRTLGPGYVVEDWMQMNSSFFSALKLEKLVLFITISLIVCVAALNIITTLVLLVVEKRRDIGVLISMGATSRSIMITFMTQGVIIGLIGTVIGATLGILTSWFLDAYKIISLPPDVYTISYLPFKIRIVDVALVVGMTVLISFLATIYPSFKASKLSPVEALRYE, from the coding sequence ATGCGTTACGAACTTTTTCTCGCCCTTCGTTATCTCCGTCCAAAGAAAAAGGGTGCGTTCGTCTCGGTTATCACCATCATCGCCATTATCGGGGTGGCGGTGGGGGTCGCCGCCCTTATCATTGCCTTATCCCTTATGACCGGTTTTCATGAGAATATTCAGGAGAAGATACTCGGGGCGAACTCCCACATCTTAATCTTCAACGCCTACCCCAACCGGGCGATACGGGATTATCCCGAACTGATAAAGAGGGTTAGGAGGGTTCCCGGGGTAGTGGCGGCGACCCCCACCGCCTTCTCCAAAGGGATGATCGCAAGTAGCTTGGGGACCGAGGGGGCGGTCATCTACGGGGTCTCTCCTTCGTCCATAACCAAGGTGAGTACCGTTTTCTCTAAGATGAAGGTGGGCGATGTCAGCGAGCTTTCGACGAAAAAGGGGAGACCTGGCATCATCTTGGGGAAGGAGCTCGCCTTCCGCCTTGGCGTAACCAGGGGCGATATTGTTCGGGTGATATCGATAGCTGCTACCTCACTTTCCCCACTGGGCCTCCTTCCCAAGCCGAAGAGTTTCGAGGTGGTGGGGGTATTCGATTCTGGAATGTGGGAGGCAGACCTTCAATGGGCGTTTGTCTTTCTCCCCATTGCTCAACGCTTCTTTGGGCTTCAAGACAAGGTTAATGTGATCCAGGTTAAGGTTGATGATATCTTTAAGGTCAAGGCGATCGCCGAGGGCGTTCGTCGGACCCTCGGTCCGGGCTATGTGGTTGAGGACTGGATGCAGATGAACTCCTCGTTTTTCTCTGCCCTGAAACTTGAGAAATTGGTCCTCTTCATCACCATAAGCCTTATCGTCTGCGTTGCCGCCTTGAATATAATCACCACCTTAGTGCTGCTGGTGGTGGAGAAAAGGAGGGATATCGGTGTGCTCATATCAATGGGAGCCACCTCTCGTTCTATTATGATCACCTTTATGACCCAGGGGGTGATCATTGGGCTTATCGGCACGGTGATCGGCGCCACCCTTGGAATTTTAACCTCCTGGTTTCTTGATGCCTATAAGATCATCTCCCTTCCCCCAGATGTCTATACCATATCCTATCTACCGTTTAAGATAAGGATCGTCGATGTGGCGCTGGTGGTGGGGATGACGGTTCTGATAAGTTTTCTCGCTACCATCTACCCCTCGTTCAAGGCGTCCAAATTGAGTCCGGTGGAGGCGCTCCGTTATGAGTAA